From a region of the Candidatus Methylomirabilota bacterium genome:
- a CDS encoding thiolase family protein, with translation MNNAVIVGAARTAVGKRNGKLSTVRPDDLLADTLKALVERTKIDPAEVEDVVIGCVDQLGEQGFNIARNSALIAGFPLDVCGTTLDRMCGSGQQAANFAAMGVMSGQYECVIAGGVENMSRVPMGSNASGPGDGPLSPRLQALYNIVPQGISAEMLAEKWGLKREELDKFSGESHEKAGRAIAEGRFKREIAPITLPDGSAFDTDEGVRVPVNWEKLASLAPSFKPDGVVTAGSSSQISDGAAALLIMSEARAKALKLTPRARIVATSLAGVDPTIMLTGPIPATQRVLKKAGLKIDQIDLFEINEAFASVVLAWERELHPDMERVNVNGGAIALGHPLGCSGGRLMNTLLHELERTKKRYGLQTMCIGFGQGIGTIIERL, from the coding sequence ATGAACAACGCGGTGATCGTCGGGGCGGCACGCACCGCCGTCGGCAAGCGCAACGGCAAGCTCTCAACCGTCAGGCCTGACGACCTGCTGGCCGACACGCTCAAAGCCCTGGTCGAACGGACCAAGATCGACCCCGCCGAGGTCGAGGACGTCGTCATCGGCTGCGTGGACCAGCTGGGCGAGCAGGGCTTCAACATCGCGCGGAACTCGGCGCTCATCGCCGGATTCCCGCTGGACGTCTGCGGCACCACGCTCGACCGCATGTGCGGCTCGGGACAGCAGGCCGCCAATTTCGCCGCCATGGGCGTGATGTCCGGCCAGTACGAGTGCGTGATCGCCGGCGGCGTCGAGAACATGAGCCGCGTGCCCATGGGCTCGAACGCCTCGGGCCCTGGAGACGGGCCGCTCTCGCCGCGGCTGCAGGCCCTCTACAACATCGTGCCGCAGGGCATCTCCGCGGAGATGCTGGCGGAGAAGTGGGGGCTCAAGCGCGAGGAGCTCGACAAGTTCTCGGGTGAGAGTCACGAGAAGGCGGGCCGCGCGATCGCCGAGGGGCGCTTCAAGCGAGAGATCGCGCCGATCACGCTGCCCGACGGCAGCGCCTTCGACACCGACGAGGGCGTCCGCGTGCCGGTCAACTGGGAGAAACTCGCCTCTCTGGCGCCCTCCTTCAAGCCGGACGGCGTCGTCACCGCGGGCAGCTCCTCGCAGATCTCCGACGGCGCCGCGGCGCTCCTCATCATGTCCGAGGCGCGCGCCAAGGCGCTCAAGCTCACGCCCCGCGCGCGCATCGTGGCGACGTCGCTGGCGGGCGTGGACCCGACGATCATGCTGACGGGCCCGATCCCCGCGACGCAGCGCGTGCTCAAGAAGGCCGGGCTCAAGATCGACCAGATCGATCTCTTCGAGATCAACGAGGCCTTCGCCTCGGTCGTGCTCGCGTGGGAGCGGGAGCTCCACCCCGACATGGAGCGCGTCAACGTCAACGGCGGCGCCATCGCGCTCGGCCACCCGCTCGGCTGCTCGGGTGGGAGGCTCATGAACACGCTGCTCCACGAGCTCGAGCGCACGAAGAAGCGCTACGGGCTTCAGACCATGTGCATCGGCTTCGGGCAGGGGATAGGCACCATCATCGAGCGGCTGTAA
- a CDS encoding ATP-binding protein, which produces MKCRKCGAGAVIELPRHNAAFCSPDFQEFFRKQIAEAIRKHKMFTTEEPVLVAVSGGKDSLALWDVLIETGYQTAGLYLDLGIFDYSVESKAKCEAFAASRGQKLIVESVADAVGAPIPEVQKATRRPTCSACGLSKRYLMNRAAVDNGYPVIATGHNLDDEAAVLFGNVIHWQMDSLSRQSPALASTHPKLARRVKPLYRLSERETAAYAFLRGIDYIVDECPFAKGATSIAHKQILDRLEEASPGAKHNFLFGFLEKARGVFQGAEPTVLNECAVCGQVTTGEICAFCKLGDQVKRRRA; this is translated from the coding sequence ATGAAGTGCCGCAAGTGTGGAGCCGGCGCCGTCATCGAGCTGCCGCGGCACAACGCCGCCTTCTGCTCGCCCGACTTCCAGGAGTTCTTCCGCAAGCAGATCGCCGAGGCGATCCGCAAGCACAAGATGTTCACGACCGAGGAGCCCGTGCTCGTGGCCGTCTCCGGCGGGAAGGACTCGCTCGCGCTCTGGGACGTCCTGATCGAGACGGGCTACCAGACGGCGGGGCTCTACCTCGACCTGGGCATCTTCGACTACTCGGTCGAGTCCAAGGCCAAGTGCGAAGCGTTCGCCGCCTCGCGCGGCCAGAAGCTCATCGTGGAGTCGGTGGCCGACGCGGTAGGGGCGCCCATCCCGGAGGTCCAGAAGGCGACGCGGCGGCCGACCTGCTCGGCCTGCGGCCTGAGCAAGCGCTACCTCATGAACCGCGCGGCCGTCGACAACGGCTATCCGGTGATCGCGACGGGGCACAACCTGGACGACGAGGCGGCGGTGCTCTTCGGCAACGTGATCCACTGGCAGATGGACTCGCTGTCGCGCCAGTCGCCCGCGCTCGCCTCGACGCACCCGAAGCTCGCCCGGCGCGTCAAGCCACTCTACCGCCTGTCGGAGCGGGAGACGGCGGCCTACGCCTTCCTGCGCGGCATCGACTACATCGTGGACGAGTGCCCGTTCGCCAAGGGCGCGACGTCGATCGCCCACAAGCAGATCCTCGACAGGCTCGAGGAGGCGTCGCCGGGCGCGAAGCACAACTTCCTCTTCGGCTTCCTCGAGAAGGCGCGCGGCGTCTTCCAGGGCGCCGAGCCCACGGTGCTCAACGAATGCGCGGTCTGCGGCCAGGTCACCACGGGCGAGATCTGCGCGTTCTGCAAGCTTGGCGACCAGGTCAAGCGCCGCCGCGCCTGA
- a CDS encoding MoaD/ThiS family protein, giving the protein MKIKLRNPNREVELPGRKRVKDVLRELDILPGTVLVIRGADLLTADEVVGDGDELEVRPVMSGGSAAPSGSATPSGSAT; this is encoded by the coding sequence GTGAAGATCAAGCTCCGTAATCCGAACCGGGAGGTCGAGCTGCCCGGGCGCAAGCGCGTCAAGGACGTGCTCCGCGAGCTCGACATCCTGCCGGGGACTGTGCTCGTGATCCGCGGCGCCGACCTCCTGACGGCCGACGAGGTCGTGGGCGACGGCGACGAGCTGGAAGTGCGCCCGGTCATGTCCGGCGGGAGCGCCGCGCCCAGCGGGAGCGCCACCCCCAGCGGGAGCGCTACCTAA